A single Elaeis guineensis isolate ETL-2024a chromosome 15, EG11, whole genome shotgun sequence DNA region contains:
- the LOC105058024 gene encoding uncharacterized protein isoform X2, producing the protein MQATASAHRLHLFSPFTPAAFTPRGSAARRRNAAAPATVRMALREDGPSLAVVGVTGAVGQEFLRVLSDRDFPYRSLRLLASRRSAGRRIEFEGRGYVVEELQEESFDGVDVALFSAGGSVSREMGPAAVERGTVVVDNSSAFRMDPGVPLVIPEVNPDAMAHIRLAGRAKGALIANPNCSTIICLMAATPLHRHAKVVRMVVSTYQAASGAGAAAMEELEKQTREVLDGKQPTCEIFKQQYAFNLFSHNAPVLSNGYNEEEMKLVKETRKIWNDMDVKVTATCIRVPVMRAHAESVNLQFEKPLDEVR; encoded by the exons ATGCAGGCGACGGCTTCCGCTCACCGCCTCCACCTCTTCTCGCCCTTTACCCCCGCTGCCTTCACCCCCAGAGGCAGCGCGGCCCGTCGCCGGAATGCCGCCGCCCCCGCCACCGTCCGCATGGCCCTCAGGGAGGACGGCCCCTCGTTGGCGGTGGTTGGCGTGACCGGCGCCGTCGGTCAGGAGTTCCTCCGGGTCCTCTCCGACCGCGACTTCCCCTACCGGAGCCTCCGCCTCCTGGCCAGCCGCCGCTCCGCCGGGCGGCGGATCGAATTCGAGGGCCGCGGGTATGTGGTGGAGGAGCTTCAGGAGGAGAGCTTCGACGGGGTCGACGTGGCGCTCTTCAGCGCTGGCGGGTCCGTCAGCAGGGAGATGGGGCCGGCCGCCGTGGAACGCGGCACTGTCGTGGTGGACAACAGCTCAGCGTTCCGGATGGACCCTGGGGTGCCGCTCGTTATTCCGGAGGTGAATCCGGACGCCATGGCTCACATCCGGCTCGCCGGAAGGGCAAAAGGGGCGCTTATTGCCAACCCGAATTGCTCCACCATCATCTGTTTGATGGCTGCCACACCCCTCCATCGCCATGCCAAG GTTGTTCGCATGGTTGTCAGCACCTATCAGGCAGCTAGTGGTGCAGGCGCTGCAGCAATGGAAGAACTTGAAAAGCAGACCCGTGAG GTTTTGGATGGCAAGCAACCCACTTGTGAAATCTTCAAGCAACAG TATGCATTTAATCTTTTCTCACACAATGCACCAGTTCTTTCAAATGGGTATAATGAGGAGGAAATGAAACTAGTGAAGGAAACAAGAAAAATATGG AACGACATGGACGTCAAGGTGACTGCCACTTGCATACGAGTTCCAGT